The proteins below are encoded in one region of Alistipes indistinctus YIT 12060:
- a CDS encoding S41 family peptidase, whose product MTRKIKSGALALVLGLTVCFGALAQMPVPAAETASPNDPMLQLQKLNQFYRYLNGTYVDTVHNDALVEKAIREMLLQLDPHSTYLTAEEMKGVKEVFDGSFSGIGIEFNVLSDTVIVVNVIAGGPSEKVGLLPNDRIVKADGKNIVGTKQLDVPKILRGPKGTRVDLEVVRHGEKAPLEFSIIRDNIPINTIDAAYKVDPSTGYIRVNRFANNTYKEFLEAYQKLGPLDALILDLRSNGGGLLDQAIDLSNFFLPAGSLIVSTEGLRVPPGEARATADGPFTTGKVIVLTNETSASGSEIVAGALQDWDRALVLGRRTFGKGLVQRQFPLVDGSAIRLTVARYHTPTGRVIQRPFKNGDLEGYEMDFINRFGKTGDTTRVDSSEMFRTLRSGRTVFGGGGITPDITVEYDTTEYSKYLSNLIRKGMLNEFAVAYMDRNRDRLSKTYPTIEAFSRNFKVDEKVLSELTQMAEQKGVPFDKEGFDRSARQIGTQIKALLAQKLWGFNEYFVIMNAENDEVFAKALEVLKNWNQYGDSTGTVLPQKP is encoded by the coding sequence ATGACAAGAAAAATAAAAAGCGGGGCATTGGCCCTGGTGCTGGGCTTAACGGTCTGCTTCGGGGCACTGGCACAGATGCCGGTCCCGGCAGCGGAAACGGCATCGCCGAATGACCCGATGCTGCAATTGCAGAAGCTCAACCAGTTTTACCGCTACCTGAACGGCACATACGTAGATACGGTCCACAACGACGCATTGGTCGAAAAAGCGATCCGCGAAATGCTGTTGCAACTGGACCCCCACTCGACCTACCTGACCGCCGAGGAGATGAAAGGCGTCAAGGAGGTGTTCGACGGCAGTTTCAGCGGTATCGGCATCGAATTCAACGTCCTGAGCGATACCGTTATCGTGGTGAATGTCATCGCGGGCGGCCCGTCCGAAAAAGTCGGACTGCTACCGAACGACCGGATTGTGAAGGCGGACGGCAAGAATATCGTCGGCACGAAGCAGCTCGACGTGCCCAAAATCCTGCGCGGCCCGAAAGGCACTCGCGTCGACCTGGAGGTCGTACGGCACGGGGAGAAGGCTCCGCTGGAATTTTCGATCATCCGCGACAACATTCCGATCAACACGATCGACGCCGCTTACAAAGTCGATCCCTCGACCGGCTATATCCGGGTCAATCGCTTTGCGAACAACACCTACAAGGAGTTCCTCGAAGCCTACCAAAAACTCGGCCCGCTCGATGCACTGATCCTCGACCTGCGCAGCAACGGCGGCGGCCTGCTCGACCAGGCGATCGACCTGAGCAACTTCTTCCTGCCCGCAGGGAGCCTGATCGTTTCGACCGAAGGTCTGCGCGTGCCGCCCGGAGAGGCGAGAGCCACGGCAGACGGTCCGTTTACCACGGGAAAAGTGATCGTGCTGACGAACGAGACATCGGCATCGGGCAGCGAAATCGTGGCAGGCGCATTGCAAGACTGGGACCGGGCATTGGTTCTCGGACGTCGCACTTTCGGCAAAGGGCTCGTACAGCGCCAGTTCCCGCTGGTGGACGGTTCCGCGATCCGGCTGACTGTCGCACGCTACCATACGCCTACGGGCCGAGTCATTCAACGGCCCTTTAAAAACGGGGACCTCGAGGGGTATGAGATGGACTTCATCAACCGCTTCGGTAAAACGGGCGACACGACCCGGGTCGACTCTTCGGAAATGTTCCGGACGCTGCGCAGCGGACGTACGGTTTTCGGCGGCGGCGGAATCACGCCCGACATCACCGTCGAATACGATACGACGGAATATTCCAAATACCTGAGCAACCTGATCCGGAAAGGCATGCTGAACGAATTCGCCGTGGCTTATATGGATCGAAACCGCGATCGGCTCAGTAAGACCTATCCGACCATCGAAGCGTTCAGCCGCAATTTCAAGGTAGACGAGAAGGTACTTTCGGAGCTGACCCAGATGGCAGAGCAAAAAGGAGTTCCGTTCGACAAAGAGGGATTCGACCGCTCGGCACGCCAGATCGGAACACAAATCAAAGCCCTGCTGGCGCAGAAGCTGTGGGGTTTCAACGAATATTTCGTCATCATGAACGCTGAAAACGACGAAGTGTTCGCCAAAGCGCTCGAAGTGCTCAAGAACTGGAACCAATACGGAGACAGCACAGGTACGGTCCTTCCGCAAAAACCTTAG
- a CDS encoding tRNA(5-methylaminomethyl-2-thiouridine)-methyltransferase yields the protein MAKSKSVLLGFSGGIDSTAAAAILREEGYDVHLDTLDTTGDPELLQRARETARKLGLPWHCSDVRERFRSEIIDYFIDGYRRGETPAPCTRCNPLIKWESLFRTATACGYDHIATGHYFRIHREGNTRFVRMAADPAKDQSYYLWGVPQACLSMALTPMGDRFKSEVKTRYCNGGLQRESMGVCFLEGRSYRQLLSEKLPQLEPGEIVDREGHVVGCHGGYAYYTIGQKRGLETSLPNVAVVAIDVRRNRVIVGNDSELLHRTLIVRESHLPDPHRLFDSPDIRVKIRGIGRNPEGFASIRPDGHERLHVELTDAAWAPAKGQPVVFYQNELVLGGGILEDYRP from the coding sequence ATGGCAAAAAGCAAAAGCGTCCTTCTGGGATTCAGCGGCGGTATAGACAGTACCGCCGCTGCTGCTATTTTGCGGGAAGAGGGATACGACGTGCATCTCGACACGCTCGACACCACCGGGGATCCGGAATTATTGCAACGGGCACGGGAGACCGCCCGGAAACTGGGACTCCCATGGCATTGCTCGGACGTACGCGAGCGTTTCCGGAGCGAAATCATCGACTATTTTATCGACGGTTACCGCCGGGGCGAAACCCCGGCCCCCTGCACTCGCTGCAATCCGCTGATCAAATGGGAGTCCCTGTTCAGGACGGCAACAGCTTGCGGATATGACCATATCGCAACCGGACACTATTTCCGCATCCATCGGGAAGGGAACACCCGCTTCGTCCGCATGGCAGCCGATCCGGCGAAAGACCAGTCCTACTATTTGTGGGGGGTGCCGCAAGCTTGCCTGAGTATGGCCCTGACTCCGATGGGCGACCGTTTCAAGAGCGAGGTCAAAACCCGTTACTGCAATGGCGGCCTGCAACGGGAAAGCATGGGCGTCTGTTTTCTGGAAGGTCGCAGCTACCGACAGCTCCTTAGCGAAAAACTCCCGCAACTCGAACCGGGCGAGATCGTGGACAGAGAGGGACACGTGGTAGGATGCCACGGGGGATACGCTTACTACACGATCGGGCAAAAACGCGGACTGGAGACATCGCTCCCAAACGTTGCCGTCGTAGCGATCGACGTTCGGCGCAACCGGGTAATCGTCGGCAACGACTCCGAATTGCTCCACCGGACGCTGATCGTTCGGGAGAGCCATTTGCCCGACCCGCACCGGCTGTTCGATTCGCCGGACATACGGGTGAAAATCCGCGGCATCGGCCGCAACCCGGAAGGATTCGCCTCGATCCGGCCCGACGGGCACGAACGGCTGCACGTCGAATTGACGGATGCGGCCTGGGCTCCGGCCAAAGGGCAACCGGTAGTTTTCTACCAAAACGAACTGGTATTGGGGGGAGGTATTCTGGAAGATTACCGGCCCTGA
- a CDS encoding YqaA family protein, translated as MLKRLYHWILSWADSRWGATALFILAFAESSFFPIPPDVLLIALCLGCTTKAFRYALICTAGSVLGALAGYAIGHFLWLTPSGEFTAVADFFFRIIPGFTHTEYDKISEVYNQYNFWVVFTAGFTPIPYKLITITAGVFSLNLPMFVLASVVSRGLRFFLFAWLIWRYGAPIKVFIDKYFNILAIAFTVLLIGSFVAVKYLIQ; from the coding sequence ATGCTGAAACGACTCTACCACTGGATCCTGAGCTGGGCCGACAGCCGTTGGGGTGCAACCGCTCTTTTTATATTGGCCTTCGCCGAATCGAGTTTTTTCCCGATTCCGCCCGACGTACTGTTGATCGCACTGTGCCTCGGATGCACAACCAAAGCATTCCGGTATGCACTGATCTGCACGGCGGGTTCGGTGTTGGGTGCACTGGCCGGTTACGCCATCGGCCATTTCCTGTGGCTTACCCCTTCGGGGGAGTTCACGGCAGTAGCGGATTTCTTTTTTCGTATTATCCCCGGCTTCACCCATACCGAATACGACAAAATCAGCGAGGTTTACAACCAATACAACTTCTGGGTGGTCTTCACCGCCGGTTTCACACCGATCCCTTATAAGCTGATTACCATCACCGCAGGAGTGTTTTCACTGAATCTTCCGATGTTCGTCCTGGCATCGGTGGTCAGCCGCGGACTCCGGTTTTTCCTGTTCGCATGGCTGATCTGGCGCTACGGCGCACCGATCAAAGTGTTCATCGACAAATATTTCAATATTCTGGCGATCGCTTTCACCGTACTGCTCATCGGCAGCTTCGTGGCTGTCAAATACCTAATCCAATGA
- a CDS encoding shikimate dehydrogenase family protein, producing the protein MNRLYGLIGFPLGHSFSARYFTEKFQRENLSGYEYRNFPLESIRELPAMLENHPGLLGFNVTIPYKQEVIPSLTALSAEAREIGAVNCVKITPQGLYGHNTDAYGFRKSLLGLIGPMRPDALILGTGGASKAVGYVLRELGIAYTTVSRSGGPGRLCYRELTAEVMHSHPLIVNATPLGTFPKVAGCPALPYETITPAHFLFDLVYNPPLTEFLRRGKAQGAAICNGYEMLVGQAEKAWEIWNDPAQL; encoded by the coding sequence ATGAACCGACTTTACGGACTGATCGGCTTCCCGCTGGGCCACTCCTTTTCAGCGCGATATTTCACGGAAAAATTCCAACGGGAAAACCTGTCCGGATACGAATACCGCAACTTCCCGCTGGAATCCATCCGCGAGCTTCCGGCCATGCTGGAAAACCACCCCGGACTGCTCGGATTCAACGTAACGATCCCCTATAAACAGGAGGTAATCCCCTCCCTCACCGCACTCAGTGCCGAGGCCCGCGAAATCGGGGCGGTAAACTGTGTCAAAATCACCCCGCAAGGGCTTTACGGACACAATACGGATGCCTACGGTTTCCGGAAATCTCTGCTCGGATTAATCGGCCCGATGCGGCCCGATGCGCTGATCCTGGGAACTGGCGGAGCCTCTAAGGCGGTGGGCTATGTGCTCCGCGAGTTGGGCATTGCTTATACGACGGTCTCGCGCAGCGGCGGGCCCGGCAGGCTTTGTTACAGGGAATTGACGGCAGAAGTCATGCACAGCCATCCGCTGATCGTCAATGCAACGCCGCTGGGCACCTTCCCGAAGGTAGCAGGATGTCCCGCATTGCCTTACGAGACGATCACACCCGCCCATTTCCTGTTCGACCTGGTTTACAACCCACCCCTGACAGAATTCCTGCGGCGCGGTAAAGCGCAGGGAGCCGCCATCTGCAACGGTTACGAAATGCTGGTCGGCCAGGCTGAAAAAGCCTGGGAAATCTGGAACGACCCAGCCCAGCTGTAA
- a CDS encoding biotin/lipoyl-containing protein, producing MAEKQYDILETMHGCFQTTFSKKHLARKPWEPENPNHIKSNIPGTIVEVCVKEGQQVKAGDILIVFKAMKMNNNIRAAKDGKVLKIDVKEGDNVPNHTVMIEME from the coding sequence ATGGCAGAAAAACAGTACGACATATTAGAGACGATGCACGGATGCTTTCAGACGACGTTTTCGAAGAAGCATCTGGCACGTAAGCCGTGGGAGCCTGAAAATCCGAATCACATCAAATCGAATATCCCGGGAACGATCGTGGAGGTTTGTGTGAAAGAGGGGCAGCAGGTGAAAGCCGGTGACATCCTGATTGTCTTCAAGGCAATGAAGATGAACAACAACATCCGCGCCGCCAAAGACGGCAAGGTGCTCAAAATCGATGTGAAGGAAGGCGATAACGTGCCGAATCACACCGTAATGATCGAAATGGAGTAA
- a CDS encoding acyl-CoA carboxylase subunit beta: MSVEDNKVLELQQRKERIRFGGGTKAIEKQKAMGKLTARERIIALVDADSFHEYDMFVEHDGRDFGMQDKSLPGDGVIIGTGTILGSPVAIFAQDFTVAGGSLGFMHARKITKIMDYALNMRIPLIGINDSGGARIQEGVNALAGYGEIFFRNTLSSGVIPQISVILGPCAGGAVYSPALTDFVFVVENISKMFITGPEVIKTVLGEEISMEELGGAKVHSEMTGNAHFYATSEDECFVQIRKLISMIPANNTTKAEKIAPARPLPEYDITKIVPADPTVPYDVRDVIKALVDESEFLEVMELFAANIVVGFGRVNGETVGFIANQPLVMAGVLDCDSSDKAARFIRFCDAFNIPIVTLEDLPGYLPGVDQEHAGVIRHGAKMLYAYSEATVPSITVVLRKAYGGGYIAMGSRHLRADFVFAWPNAEIAVMGPEGAANIIFRKDIMEAENPAEMRKLKIQEYKEKFANPYVAAAKGYIDSVIAPAETRMFIEHALKVAAHKSRSQPNKKHGNPPF; this comes from the coding sequence ATGTCAGTAGAGGATAATAAAGTTCTCGAACTCCAGCAGCGGAAAGAACGCATCCGCTTCGGAGGCGGAACCAAGGCCATCGAAAAGCAGAAAGCGATGGGTAAGTTGACGGCCCGTGAGCGCATCATCGCGCTGGTGGACGCCGACTCGTTCCATGAGTACGACATGTTCGTCGAGCACGATGGCCGTGATTTCGGCATGCAGGACAAATCACTTCCCGGCGACGGCGTGATTATCGGTACCGGAACCATTCTGGGTTCTCCGGTTGCCATCTTTGCACAGGACTTTACCGTAGCCGGCGGTTCGCTCGGCTTTATGCACGCCCGTAAAATCACCAAGATCATGGATTATGCGCTGAACATGCGCATTCCGCTGATCGGCATCAACGACTCGGGTGGAGCTCGTATCCAGGAAGGCGTCAACGCATTGGCCGGGTACGGTGAGATTTTCTTCCGTAATACCCTGTCGAGCGGCGTGATTCCGCAGATTTCGGTGATCCTCGGCCCGTGTGCCGGCGGTGCCGTTTATTCCCCCGCCTTGACCGACTTCGTCTTCGTAGTCGAGAACATTTCCAAAATGTTTATCACCGGTCCCGAAGTCATTAAGACCGTTCTCGGCGAAGAGATTTCGATGGAGGAACTCGGCGGAGCGAAAGTACATAGCGAGATGACCGGTAACGCCCACTTCTATGCGACCAGCGAGGACGAGTGCTTCGTTCAGATCCGCAAGTTGATCTCGATGATTCCGGCCAACAACACGACCAAAGCGGAAAAGATCGCTCCGGCCCGGCCGCTGCCCGAATACGACATTACCAAAATCGTCCCGGCCGATCCCACCGTACCTTACGACGTACGCGACGTGATCAAGGCGTTGGTCGATGAAAGCGAGTTCCTCGAAGTGATGGAGCTCTTCGCTGCCAATATCGTGGTCGGTTTCGGTCGTGTAAACGGCGAAACGGTCGGTTTTATCGCCAACCAACCGTTGGTGATGGCTGGTGTGCTCGACTGCGACTCTTCGGACAAGGCCGCCCGCTTCATCCGTTTCTGCGATGCGTTCAATATTCCGATCGTGACCCTCGAAGACCTGCCGGGCTACCTGCCGGGCGTGGATCAGGAGCATGCCGGTGTGATCCGTCACGGCGCCAAGATGCTGTACGCTTACAGCGAGGCGACCGTTCCGTCGATTACCGTCGTGTTACGTAAGGCTTACGGCGGTGGTTACATCGCGATGGGTTCGCGCCACCTGCGTGCCGACTTCGTGTTTGCATGGCCCAACGCCGAAATCGCGGTAATGGGTCCCGAAGGCGCTGCCAATATCATTTTCCGTAAGGATATCATGGAGGCCGAGAATCCTGCCGAAATGCGCAAACTGAAGATCCAGGAGTACAAGGAAAAGTTTGCCAATCCGTATGTCGCAGCCGCGAAAGGTTATATCGATTCAGTGATCGCTCCGGCCGAGACCCGCATGTTCATTGAGCATGCGCTGAAAGTCGCCGCGCACAAGAGCCGCTCGCAGCCTAATAAAAAGCACGGTAATCCTCCGTTCTAG